The following are encoded in a window of Kitasatospora fiedleri genomic DNA:
- a CDS encoding MBL fold metallo-hydrolase has translation MTAVPALPPVPVRVLGGPTALIEYGGLRLLTDPTFDAPGDYPRGDGRFLTKTLPGTVDPAALGPVDAVLLSHDEHPDNLDHGGRALLADVPLTLTTRGGAERLGGTARGLAPWERVESGPVTITAVPAQHGPDGSEPLVGEVIGFVLTGDGLPVVYVSGDNASLDVVQRIADRVGPVDTAVLFAGAARVGILDNALLTLDSARAARAARILGTRRVVPVHYDSWAHFTEGREPLLAAFTAAGLADVLELP, from the coding sequence ATGACCGCTGTCCCCGCTCTGCCCCCTGTTCCCGTCCGGGTCCTCGGCGGCCCCACCGCCCTGATCGAGTACGGCGGCCTGCGCCTGCTCACCGACCCGACCTTCGACGCCCCCGGCGACTACCCGCGCGGCGACGGCCGGTTCCTCACCAAGACCCTCCCGGGCACCGTCGACCCCGCCGCCCTCGGGCCGGTCGACGCCGTCCTGCTCTCGCACGACGAGCACCCCGACAACCTCGACCACGGCGGGCGCGCCCTACTCGCCGACGTCCCGCTCACCCTCACCACCCGCGGCGGAGCCGAACGCCTCGGCGGCACCGCCCGCGGCCTCGCCCCTTGGGAGCGCGTCGAGTCGGGGCCCGTCACCATCACGGCCGTGCCCGCCCAGCACGGCCCCGACGGCAGCGAACCACTGGTCGGCGAGGTGATCGGCTTCGTCCTCACCGGCGACGGCCTGCCCGTCGTCTACGTCAGCGGCGACAACGCCTCGCTCGACGTCGTCCAGCGGATCGCCGACCGGGTCGGCCCCGTCGACACCGCCGTCCTGTTCGCGGGCGCCGCCCGCGTCGGCATCCTCGACAACGCCCTGCTCACCCTCGACAGCGCCCGCGCCGCCCGGGCCGCCCGCATCCTCGGCACCCGCCGCGTCGTCCCCGTCCACTACGACAGCTGGGCCCACTTCACCGAGGGCCGCGAGCCGCTGCTCGCCGCCTTCACCGCGGCCGGGCTCGCCGACGTCCTCGAACTGCCCTGA
- a CDS encoding glyceraldehyde-3-phosphate dehydrogenase yields the protein MTVNDDVFTDWKNREELAETMIPIIGRLHREWDVTVLLHSRSLVNKSVVSILKTHRFARQISGEELSITETFPFLRALSSLDLGPSQIDLGLLVAAHRADDRGLSVAEFTAEAVSGATGAHKIERQAPRDVVLYGFGRIGRLLARLLVEKAGGLRLRAIVVRDGGGDDLVKRASLLRRDSIHGQFQGTITVDEATNTIVANGNAIQVIYSNDPSEVDYTAYGIDDAILIDNTGRWRDREGLSKHLRPGIAKVVLTAPGKGDVPNVVHGVNHDTVKPDERIISCASCTTNAIVPPLKAMDEAYGVLRGHVETVHSFTNDQNLLDNYHKADRRGRSAPLNMVITETGAASAVAKALPDLKAKITGSSIRVPVPDVSIAILNLQLARETTREEVLDHLRDVSLTSPLKRQIDFIDSPDAVSSDFIGSRHASIVDAGATKVEGDNAILYLWYDNEFGYSCQVVRVVQHVSGVEYPTFPVAH from the coding sequence GTGACTGTCAACGACGACGTGTTCACGGACTGGAAGAACCGCGAGGAGCTCGCGGAGACGATGATCCCGATCATCGGACGGCTCCACCGCGAGTGGGACGTCACCGTCCTGCTGCACAGCCGCTCCCTGGTGAACAAGTCGGTGGTCAGCATCCTGAAGACGCACCGCTTCGCCCGCCAGATATCCGGCGAGGAACTCTCGATCACCGAGACCTTCCCCTTCCTCCGGGCCCTCTCCTCGCTCGACCTCGGCCCGTCCCAGATCGACCTCGGCCTGCTCGTCGCCGCCCACCGCGCCGACGACCGCGGCCTGTCCGTGGCGGAGTTCACCGCCGAGGCGGTGTCGGGTGCGACCGGCGCCCACAAGATCGAGCGGCAGGCCCCGCGCGACGTGGTGCTGTACGGCTTCGGCCGGATCGGCCGCCTGCTGGCCCGCCTGCTGGTCGAGAAGGCCGGCGGCCTGCGGCTGCGCGCCATCGTGGTGCGCGACGGCGGCGGCGACGACCTGGTCAAGCGCGCCTCGCTGCTGCGCCGCGACTCCATCCACGGCCAGTTCCAGGGCACCATCACCGTGGACGAGGCGACCAACACCATCGTCGCCAACGGCAACGCGATCCAGGTGATCTACTCGAACGACCCGAGCGAGGTGGACTACACCGCGTACGGGATCGACGACGCCATCCTGATCGACAACACCGGCCGCTGGCGCGACCGCGAGGGCCTGTCCAAGCACCTGCGCCCCGGCATCGCCAAGGTCGTGCTGACCGCCCCGGGCAAGGGCGACGTCCCGAACGTCGTGCACGGCGTCAACCACGACACCGTCAAGCCGGACGAGCGGATCATCTCCTGCGCGTCCTGCACCACCAACGCGATCGTGCCGCCGCTCAAGGCGATGGACGAGGCGTACGGCGTGCTGCGCGGCCACGTGGAGACCGTCCACTCGTTCACCAACGACCAGAACCTGCTGGACAACTACCACAAGGCCGACCGCCGGGGCCGCTCCGCGCCGCTCAACATGGTGATCACCGAGACCGGCGCCGCCTCCGCCGTCGCCAAGGCGCTCCCGGACCTCAAGGCGAAGATCACCGGCAGCTCGATCCGCGTCCCCGTGCCGGACGTCTCGATCGCCATCCTCAACCTCCAACTGGCCCGCGAGACCACCCGCGAGGAGGTCCTCGACCACCTGCGGGACGTCTCGCTGACCTCCCCGCTCAAGCGGCAGATCGACTTCATCGACTCGCCCGACGCGGTCTCCAGCGACTTCATCGGCTCCCGGCACGCCTCGATCGTGGACGCGGGCGCGACCAAGGTCGAGGGCGACAACGCGATCCTGTACCTGTGGTACGACAACGAGTTCGGCTACTCCTGCCAGGTCGTCCGGGTCGTCCAGCACGTCTCCGGCGTCGAGTACCCGACCTTCCCGGTCGCGCACTGA
- a CDS encoding EF-hand domain-containing protein, which produces MGHEAFQRAALVFTLFDTNGNGVLDVEDFDLMTERLLTVADDSPAADRQALADSLSRYWQVLAETLDTNRDGLISPEEFRGFVLNTELFGATAAAFADALAVLGDPDGDGLIERPRFLSLMTAIGFEKPNIESLFDAFGPDAEDRITVGVWAEGIRDYYSPEKIGIPGDQLVPETF; this is translated from the coding sequence ATGGGACATGAGGCCTTCCAGCGGGCCGCACTGGTGTTCACCCTGTTCGACACCAACGGGAACGGAGTGCTCGACGTCGAGGACTTCGACCTGATGACGGAACGGCTGCTGACCGTGGCCGACGACTCGCCGGCCGCCGACCGGCAGGCGCTCGCCGACAGCCTCAGCCGCTACTGGCAGGTGCTGGCGGAGACGCTGGACACCAACCGGGACGGACTGATCAGCCCGGAGGAGTTCCGGGGCTTCGTGCTCAACACCGAGCTGTTCGGCGCCACCGCCGCGGCCTTCGCCGACGCGCTGGCCGTCCTCGGCGACCCGGACGGGGACGGCCTGATCGAACGGCCCCGGTTCCTCTCCCTGATGACCGCGATCGGCTTCGAGAAGCCCAACATCGAGTCGCTGTTCGACGCCTTCGGACCGGACGCCGAGGACCGGATCACCGTCGGCGTGTGGGCCGAGGGCATCCGCGACTACTACTCGCCCGAGAAGATCGGCATCCCGGGCGACCAGCTGGTCCCGGAGACCTTCTGA
- a CDS encoding CGNR zinc finger domain-containing protein, whose protein sequence is MRDMSPTAPATPAAPPPAPGAEQYPALDFANSLLVLPAGPLDLLAAPGPASAWLVEHGLAPEGGRVLEPCTVRLRTFRDAVRALLDAAVAGRPAPPGALAAVNGALTAAPAVPLLRWDAERGLHRSPPHPADRIADGAMARLAADAAELLTGPDAARLARCGGAPCTRFYVRTHAARHWCSTRCGDRVRAARAYARKRAAERN, encoded by the coding sequence ATGAGGGACATGAGCCCGACCGCCCCCGCCACCCCCGCAGCGCCGCCGCCCGCGCCCGGGGCCGAGCAGTACCCGGCGCTGGACTTCGCCAACTCGCTGCTGGTCCTCCCGGCCGGGCCGCTGGACCTGCTGGCGGCGCCCGGACCGGCCTCCGCGTGGCTGGTGGAGCACGGGCTGGCGCCGGAGGGCGGGCGGGTGCTGGAACCGTGCACCGTCCGGCTGCGGACGTTCCGGGACGCGGTGCGCGCGCTGCTGGACGCCGCGGTCGCCGGGCGGCCCGCCCCGCCCGGGGCGCTGGCGGCGGTGAACGGGGCGCTGACCGCGGCCCCGGCGGTGCCGCTGCTGCGCTGGGACGCCGAGCGGGGCCTGCACCGCAGCCCGCCGCACCCGGCCGACCGGATCGCCGACGGGGCGATGGCCCGGCTCGCCGCCGACGCCGCCGAGCTGCTCACCGGCCCGGACGCGGCCCGGCTGGCCCGCTGCGGCGGCGCCCCGTGCACCCGGTTCTACGTCCGCACCCACGCCGCCCGGCACTGGTGCTCGACCCGCTGCGGCGACCGCGTCCGGGCGGCCCGCGCCTACGCCAGGAAGCGCGCGGCGGAACGGAACTGA